In a genomic window of Bacteroidota bacterium:
- a CDS encoding S9 family peptidase produces the protein MYAPRVRFVLLCFFMFSGVYAAGNDMNARQPPMAEIKPHTLEKHGSIRTDNYYWLRERDNPQVLEYLNAENRYTDAVMAPAKQLEQKLFEEMKGRIKQTDLSVPYKLDDYFYYTKYESGKEYPIYCRKQGSLDAREEVMLDGNEMARGHGFFTIGSTAVSSEQDVLAFTLDTVGRRFYTIRFRNLRTGELLPDEIRSSTANIAWANDNKTLFYTKQDPATLRAHRVYRHRLGTDASQDTLVYEEEDSTFSCSVFRTKSKQYIMIASRQTLSTEYRYCDANTPDGQFRIIMSRMDNHEYSVEHFESNFYIRTNYKAKNFRLMRTPVLDTRMLSWRDVIIHRRGTLLEGFAIFKDFLVVIERKNGLRQIRVLPWSGGEHYIQFDETVYAVSVGINPDFETHLLRYNYQSLVTPNSVVEYDMARRTRTVLKQDEVLGGYNPDRYQTERVFAKAPDGLLVPISLVYRKGMRRNADNPLLLYGYGSYGISTEATFASNRLSLLDRGFIYAIAHVRGGQELGREWYEDGKMLKKKNTFTDFIACAEFLIQERYTTPRKLFAQGGSAGGLLMGAVMNMAPNFFKGIVATVPFVDVVTTMLDETIPLTTSEYDEWGNPNEKEYYDYMLSYSPYDNVEPKNYPNLLVMTGLHDSQVQYWEPAKWVAKLRALKTDDNLLLLKTNMEAGHGGSSGRFRRLRETALQYAFMLHILEKTK, from the coding sequence ATGTACGCTCCGCGTGTGCGGTTTGTTCTGTTGTGCTTCTTCATGTTCTCGGGAGTTTATGCGGCTGGAAATGACATGAATGCCCGGCAGCCCCCGATGGCGGAAATCAAGCCTCATACGTTGGAGAAGCACGGCAGCATCCGCACAGACAACTACTACTGGTTGCGCGAACGCGACAACCCGCAGGTACTCGAATATCTCAACGCAGAAAACCGCTACACGGATGCTGTCATGGCTCCGGCGAAACAACTTGAGCAAAAGCTGTTTGAGGAAATGAAGGGACGCATCAAACAAACAGACCTTTCCGTGCCGTACAAACTGGACGATTACTTCTACTACACGAAATACGAGAGCGGCAAAGAATATCCCATCTACTGCCGTAAACAGGGCTCACTTGATGCACGGGAAGAAGTGATGCTCGACGGAAACGAGATGGCGAGAGGCCACGGCTTTTTCACCATCGGAAGCACGGCAGTAAGCTCTGAGCAGGATGTTCTTGCTTTCACGCTGGACACAGTTGGACGCCGCTTCTATACAATACGTTTCAGGAATCTCAGAACCGGTGAATTGCTACCGGACGAGATACGCTCATCTACCGCAAATATCGCATGGGCAAATGACAACAAGACACTCTTTTATACGAAGCAGGATCCGGCAACCCTGCGTGCGCACAGAGTATACCGGCATAGGTTGGGCACGGACGCATCGCAGGATACGCTTGTGTATGAGGAGGAGGACAGTACGTTCAGTTGCAGCGTCTTCCGGACGAAATCCAAACAATACATAATGATTGCTTCACGGCAGACTCTGAGCACGGAGTATCGTTACTGTGATGCCAACACCCCCGACGGCCAGTTCAGAATCATTATGTCGAGAATGGACAACCACGAATACTCCGTTGAACATTTCGAGAGCAACTTCTACATCAGGACAAACTATAAGGCAAAGAATTTCCGTCTGATGCGAACACCGGTTCTGGACACACGCATGCTTTCCTGGAGAGATGTGATTATTCACAGGCGGGGTACGCTGCTGGAAGGGTTTGCGATCTTCAAGGACTTTCTGGTTGTCATAGAGCGCAAGAACGGTTTGCGCCAGATACGCGTTCTTCCGTGGAGCGGCGGCGAGCACTACATCCAGTTCGACGAAACCGTTTATGCCGTGAGTGTCGGCATCAATCCTGATTTTGAGACGCATCTGCTTCGGTACAATTACCAGTCGTTGGTCACCCCCAACTCTGTTGTTGAGTATGACATGGCGAGGCGGACGAGGACGGTGTTGAAGCAGGATGAAGTGTTGGGGGGGTACAATCCCGACAGGTACCAAACGGAACGGGTGTTTGCAAAAGCGCCAGATGGACTGCTTGTTCCGATCTCGCTTGTCTATAGAAAGGGGATGAGAAGAAACGCGGACAACCCGTTGTTGCTGTACGGCTACGGATCGTACGGCATAAGCACAGAAGCAACGTTCGCATCCAACCGGTTGAGTCTGCTCGACCGCGGGTTCATCTATGCCATCGCGCATGTTCGCGGGGGGCAGGAACTTGGGCGAGAGTGGTATGAAGACGGAAAGATGCTGAAGAAAAAGAACACCTTCACCGACTTCATTGCGTGTGCCGAGTTTCTCATTCAGGAACGCTATACAACTCCCCGGAAACTCTTCGCACAGGGAGGAAGTGCAGGCGGCCTGTTGATGGGAGCAGTGATGAATATGGCTCCCAACTTCTTCAAGGGCATTGTTGCAACAGTTCCCTTCGTTGACGTTGTCACAACGATGCTTGACGAGACAATTCCGCTGACAACATCGGAATACGACGAATGGGGGAATCCGAACGAGAAAGAATACTACGACTACATGCTTTCTTACTCTCCCTACGACAACGTTGAACCAAAGAACTATCCCAACCTGTTGGTGATGACGGGATTGCATGATTCGCAGGTACAATACTGGGAGCCGGCCAAATGGGTGGCAAAACTGCGGGCGCTGAAAACCGACGACAATCTGCTCCTCCTCAAAACCAACATGGAAGCAGGGCACGGCGGCTCCTCCGGCAGGTTTCGCAGGTTGCGCGAAACTGCGCTGCAATACGCGTTCATGTTGCACATCCTGGAGAAGACGAAATAG
- a CDS encoding YbaN family protein, whose translation MNRPRQHNPAGFTPLSLFTRILLVVAGTISLGVGIVGAFLPVLPTTPFVLLAALCYVRSSQRLYERLMQSRFASKHVRNVLAGNGIPLSVKIISLSISAVMIGYVSIFVTESFVVRMLLGMLYLVQLGFMVKMKTLKHHHDEGRISEHRLLDEA comes from the coding sequence ATGAACCGACCTCGACAACACAATCCGGCCGGTTTCACACCGCTGTCATTGTTCACAAGAATCCTTCTTGTTGTGGCGGGAACGATCTCGCTCGGAGTCGGCATCGTGGGGGCGTTTCTTCCCGTGCTGCCGACAACGCCGTTTGTGCTGCTTGCCGCACTCTGCTACGTTCGCAGTTCGCAACGCCTGTACGAGCGACTGATGCAAAGCCGGTTCGCAAGCAAGCATGTCCGTAATGTGCTGGCGGGGAACGGCATTCCGCTTTCTGTCAAGATCATCTCGCTTTCCATCTCCGCAGTCATGATCGGCTATGTGAGCATCTTCGTGACGGAAAGTTTCGTCGTGAGGATGTTGCTCGGCATGTTGTATCTCGTGCAACTCGGGTTTATGGTGAAGATGAAGACCCTGAAACATCATCATGATGAAGGCCGGATTTCTGAACATCGATTGCTTGACGAGGCATGA
- the ychF gene encoding redox-regulated ATPase YchF yields the protein MQIGIVGLPFSGKSTLFQTITKSHFDPAALAKVEAHHAVVKVPDARLDECSRIFSPKRTVNATIEFVDVAGLKKGETGSTQFTTNFLSNIKTNDALVQVVRLFANDAVPHPDGTIDAQRDIDSFETEFILSDLAVVESRVERLKKQVMKSGDELGKRELPVLEKCKQILDSAKPLREHDFTKEELQLLKTYQLLSIKPMLIALNLDESQRDQADSLRRKVAEQKEGSHTKVVSFFGKIEMEMSELADEEASVFMQEYGITESALDTLIRESYAMLGLQSFFTVGEDECRAWTIRRGMTAQESAGVIHSDFFSKFIRAEVVHYDDFVAHGGSFAKAKEAGVWRLEGKEYIVKDGDIISIRHS from the coding sequence ATGCAAATCGGAATTGTCGGACTTCCGTTTTCCGGAAAATCCACCCTGTTCCAAACCATCACAAAATCCCACTTTGATCCCGCGGCTTTGGCAAAGGTGGAAGCGCATCATGCCGTTGTGAAAGTTCCCGATGCCCGGCTGGATGAATGTTCCCGGATCTTTTCCCCGAAACGGACAGTCAACGCTACCATTGAATTTGTCGATGTTGCCGGATTGAAGAAGGGCGAAACCGGCTCGACGCAGTTCACCACGAACTTTCTCTCCAACATCAAAACGAACGACGCGCTTGTTCAGGTTGTGCGCCTCTTCGCGAATGATGCCGTGCCGCATCCCGATGGAACGATTGATGCGCAGCGGGACATCGATTCGTTTGAAACGGAGTTCATTCTTTCGGATCTCGCCGTTGTGGAGAGCCGGGTCGAGCGCCTGAAGAAGCAGGTGATGAAGTCGGGAGATGAGTTGGGCAAACGCGAGTTGCCCGTTCTTGAGAAATGCAAACAGATTCTTGATTCGGCAAAACCGCTGCGTGAGCATGACTTCACGAAAGAGGAACTTCAATTGCTGAAGACATATCAGCTTCTTTCCATCAAACCGATGCTGATTGCCTTGAATCTTGATGAATCGCAACGCGACCAGGCCGATTCTCTTCGCAGGAAGGTCGCCGAACAGAAAGAGGGGAGCCATACAAAAGTCGTCTCTTTCTTCGGCAAGATCGAAATGGAGATGTCGGAACTTGCGGATGAAGAAGCCTCCGTGTTCATGCAGGAATATGGCATCACCGAGTCGGCGCTGGACACACTGATTCGCGAATCATACGCTATGCTGGGTCTGCAATCGTTCTTTACGGTCGGCGAGGACGAGTGCCGGGCATGGACGATCAGACGCGGAATGACGGCGCAAGAATCAGCAGGGGTTATTCACTCGGATTTTTTCTCGAAGTTCATCCGTGCAGAAGTGGTGCACTACGACGACTTTGTTGCGCATGGCGGTTCGTTTGCCAAAGCAAAAGAGGCAGGTGTGTGGAGGCTTGAAGGGAAAGAGTACATTGTGAAGGACGGGGATATCATTTCGATTCGGCACAGTTAA
- the rplS gene encoding 50S ribosomal protein L19 yields the protein MDKLKLVDATQMKSDLPGFSAGDTINVHVRVIEGDKERIQQFQGVVIGRHGSGMSATFTVRKVSDGVGVERIFPLHSPRIAKIERVKEGSVRRAKMYYVRHLAAKQIRQKTS from the coding sequence ATGGATAAGCTAAAGTTAGTGGACGCGACGCAAATGAAGAGCGATCTTCCGGGGTTTTCCGCGGGCGACACCATCAACGTACATGTGCGGGTCATCGAGGGCGACAAGGAACGAATCCAGCAGTTTCAGGGTGTCGTAATAGGACGCCACGGTTCGGGCATGAGCGCAACGTTTACGGTCAGGAAGGTTTCGGATGGAGTGGGCGTTGAGCGTATTTTTCCCCTTCACTCCCCCCGCATTGCAAAAATCGAGAGGGTGAAAGAAGGGTCTGTGCGTCGCGCAAAAATGTACTACGTGCGCCACCTCGCGGCAAAGCAGATCCGGCAAAAGACTTCGTAG
- the trmD gene encoding tRNA (guanosine(37)-N1)-methyltransferase TrmD translates to MRIDVVTGFPRLMHSPLNESIIKRARAKGIVEIELHDLRDFATDKHKTIDDTPYGGGAGMILKAEPVFACIESLQKKRHYDEVIYLSADGEPLTQRSANELSLKGNLLLLCGHYKGIDERIRQALITREISIGDYVLTGGELPALVLIDAVVRLIPGVIGDGESLLTDSFQHGVLDGPQYTRPEEFDGMKVPGVLLSGNHKEIEAWRAEQQMKRTAERRKDLLEQSQHT, encoded by the coding sequence ATGCGGATTGACGTGGTAACAGGATTTCCCAGGCTGATGCACAGTCCGCTGAACGAAAGCATCATTAAGCGGGCGAGGGCAAAGGGTATCGTCGAGATCGAGTTGCACGACCTGCGGGACTTTGCAACCGACAAACACAAGACGATCGACGATACACCGTACGGCGGCGGAGCGGGGATGATTCTGAAAGCAGAGCCGGTGTTTGCATGTATCGAATCCCTGCAGAAGAAGCGACACTACGACGAAGTGATCTATCTCAGTGCCGATGGCGAACCGCTGACACAGAGGAGTGCCAACGAGCTTTCGCTGAAAGGGAATCTTCTGCTGCTGTGCGGACACTATAAGGGAATCGACGAACGCATTCGACAAGCGCTGATCACGAGGGAAATTTCCATCGGCGACTATGTGTTGACCGGGGGAGAACTCCCGGCACTGGTTCTTATCGACGCGGTCGTGCGGTTGATTCCCGGCGTGATTGGCGACGGCGAATCGTTATTGACAGATTCCTTCCAGCACGGTGTACTTGATGGACCCCAGTACACCCGTCCGGAAGAGTTTGATGGAATGAAAGTGCCCGGGGTTCTTCTCTCAGGCAATCATAAAGAAATTGAAGCCTGGCGTGCGGAACAGCAGATGAAACGAACCGCGGAACGCCGGAAAGACTTACTTGAACAATCACAACACACGTAG
- the rimM gene encoding 16S rRNA processing protein RimM, with the protein MAVGKIVKPFGIRGELVVLPMTSNPARFRKLKQVLIGPTDAQVAEYGILSARVEPRGVRISIQGIADRNDAEQLVGSFLFVDEKDAVRLPKGTHFVHDIIGLRVIGENNETIGVVKDVLKYPANDVYVVERNGNEVLLPAVKEFIKRIDMESRTMKVRLIEGMLDESAGETEEHDAD; encoded by the coding sequence TTGGCAGTAGGAAAAATCGTCAAGCCGTTCGGCATCAGGGGCGAACTTGTTGTACTTCCCATGACGAGCAATCCGGCGCGGTTTAGAAAACTGAAACAGGTGCTGATCGGCCCGACCGACGCTCAGGTGGCCGAATATGGCATCCTGTCGGCTCGTGTCGAGCCGCGGGGCGTCCGTATTTCCATCCAGGGCATCGCGGATCGAAACGACGCAGAACAGCTCGTCGGCTCCTTTCTTTTTGTAGATGAAAAGGACGCAGTCCGGCTTCCGAAAGGAACCCACTTCGTTCACGACATCATCGGCTTGCGCGTCATTGGCGAGAATAACGAGACAATCGGTGTCGTGAAGGATGTTCTCAAATATCCTGCAAACGATGTGTACGTCGTGGAGCGGAACGGCAACGAGGTTCTGCTCCCGGCGGTAAAAGAGTTCATCAAGAGGATCGACATGGAATCCCGAACCATGAAGGTACGACTCATCGAAGGGATGCTCGACGAGTCTGCAGGAGAGACGGAGGAACACGATGCGGATTGA
- a CDS encoding KH domain-containing protein — MREFVTFIAKHLVDNPEQVILDQEEKDGKVIFKLQVGQADVGKVIGRKGRTAQAMRTLLAAVAAKEGKRAILEIAD; from the coding sequence ATGCGTGAATTTGTAACGTTCATCGCCAAACATCTCGTGGATAATCCCGAGCAGGTCATTCTCGACCAGGAAGAGAAGGACGGCAAGGTGATATTCAAACTTCAAGTAGGGCAGGCGGATGTCGGCAAAGTGATCGGACGAAAGGGAAGAACTGCACAGGCAATGCGTACATTGCTTGCGGCGGTTGCAGCCAAGGAAGGTAAACGGGCAATTCTGGAGATTGCAGACTAA
- the rpsP gene encoding 30S ribosomal protein S16: MAVRIRLRRVGKKKMPQYHIVAADSRAARNGKFLEIIGRYEPLRNPMLIETKEQRLMYWLKAGARPTDTLRSLLQRNGHG, encoded by the coding sequence TTGGCAGTACGTATCAGATTGCGACGAGTCGGCAAAAAGAAGATGCCGCAGTACCACATCGTCGCGGCGGATTCGCGTGCAGCCCGTAACGGCAAGTTTCTGGAAATAATCGGCCGCTACGAGCCCCTGCGTAATCCGATGCTCATTGAAACAAAAGAACAGCGGTTGATGTATTGGCTGAAGGCCGGAGCGCGACCCACGGATACCTTGCGCAGTTTGCTGCAACGGAACGGACATGGCTGA
- the ffh gene encoding signal recognition particle protein — translation MFEDLSQKLDGVLKKLRGQGKISEANVAETLREVRRVLLDADVNYKVAKQFIDDVQKRAVGAEVLSSITPGQLIVKIIYDELVRLLGEKKAELSFSSMPPSVILVAGLQGSGKTTFAGKLANHLKSQGRSPLLVAADVYRPAAIDQLITLGKQISVPVYSERDSGAVKIARQSIEHARKNARDVVIIDTAGRLHVDEEMMKEVEEIKTSTKPNEILFVVDAMTGQDAVNTAKAFNDRLNFDGAVLTKMDGDARGGAALSLRATVGKPIKFISVGEKLDALEKFHPERLAGRILGKGDIVTLVEKAQQTFDQAKAVKLEQKLRKSQFTFEDFLDQLQEIKKMGPLSQVMGMLPGMNKMPKDVNVDDKEIVRIEAIIQSMTKKERDNPDVLNGSRRKRIATGSGTSVQEVNKLIKQFEQMQKMMKSFGKGGGKFKMSQRMKAAF, via the coding sequence ATGTTTGAAGATCTGAGTCAGAAATTAGATGGGGTGCTGAAGAAGCTAAGAGGCCAGGGAAAGATTTCAGAGGCAAACGTCGCTGAAACTCTCCGTGAAGTCCGGCGCGTGTTGCTTGATGCCGATGTCAACTATAAAGTCGCAAAACAGTTCATAGATGACGTCCAGAAAAGGGCAGTAGGCGCAGAAGTTCTTTCCAGTATTACCCCGGGACAACTCATTGTCAAGATCATCTACGACGAGTTGGTACGGTTACTGGGCGAAAAGAAGGCTGAGCTTTCGTTCTCATCAATGCCGCCATCTGTTATTCTGGTGGCGGGATTGCAGGGATCGGGCAAAACGACGTTCGCAGGAAAGTTGGCCAACCACCTGAAGAGTCAGGGTCGAAGCCCGCTGCTCGTTGCCGCAGATGTGTACCGGCCTGCCGCAATCGACCAATTGATTACACTCGGGAAACAGATTTCCGTTCCGGTGTATTCCGAACGGGATTCCGGTGCCGTGAAGATTGCCAGGCAATCCATCGAACACGCCCGAAAAAATGCCCGCGATGTTGTCATCATCGACACTGCGGGGCGCCTGCACGTTGATGAAGAGATGATGAAGGAAGTTGAGGAGATCAAGACCTCAACCAAGCCTAATGAAATCCTCTTCGTCGTCGATGCGATGACGGGGCAGGATGCCGTCAACACGGCAAAAGCGTTTAACGACCGCCTGAATTTCGACGGCGCGGTGCTGACAAAAATGGATGGCGACGCACGGGGCGGGGCGGCACTCTCGTTACGCGCAACTGTTGGCAAGCCGATCAAGTTTATTAGTGTGGGGGAGAAGCTCGATGCGCTGGAGAAGTTTCATCCTGAACGTCTTGCAGGCAGAATCCTCGGCAAAGGTGACATTGTCACGCTTGTCGAAAAGGCACAACAAACGTTCGATCAGGCAAAGGCGGTCAAGCTTGAACAAAAGCTCCGAAAATCGCAGTTTACATTCGAGGATTTTCTCGATCAGCTTCAGGAAATAAAGAAGATGGGGCCGCTCAGCCAGGTGATGGGAATGCTGCCCGGCATGAACAAGATGCCGAAGGACGTGAATGTTGATGACAAGGAAATTGTCCGCATCGAAGCCATCATTCAATCCATGACGAAAAAAGAGCGCGACAATCCCGACGTGCTGAACGGCAGCAGGCGCAAGCGGATTGCGACGGGAAGCGGAACCTCCGTTCAGGAAGTCAATAAACTCATCAAGCAGTTCGAGCAAATGCAGAAGATGATGAAAAGCTTTGGAAAAGGGGGCGGCAAGTTCAAGATGTCCCAACGCATGAAAGCGGCGTTTTGA